One part of the Bacteroidota bacterium genome encodes these proteins:
- a CDS encoding 4Fe-4S binding protein, whose protein sequence is MEQEKIKPKNIKKAREIKLQNHRLWVQLAFIIICLWIGVEFYYFTKYFETGGAEGSFSRPPGVEAFLPISSMMSVYYFAITGELHKAHPAGFFIFLGIVSLSFLFGKSFCSWICPVGSISEAIGDFGDRIAMKLFKRKLRMPRWLDYPLRSLKYLLLGFFVYAIFLSMEVAALKSFLDSPYNIISDVKMYYFFADISQFAFGVIAVLFLLSVLVRNFWCRYLCPYGALLGIFSLLSPVKIKRDADKCTSCSLCTLACPNKIKVEKVNVVLSDECSSCMKCVDACPVRDALYLKEVVTGRRVTKKFVTPLVLGVFFLFIALGIISGNWQNKVTKEEYEVYIQMRNSLGHPTGMENEEGKRLIEQRNREAKEAATK, encoded by the coding sequence ATGGAACAGGAAAAAATAAAACCTAAAAACATAAAAAAAGCAAGAGAAATAAAACTTCAAAACCACCGGTTATGGGTTCAACTGGCATTCATAATCATCTGTCTATGGATTGGAGTGGAGTTTTATTATTTCACAAAGTATTTTGAAACAGGAGGAGCCGAAGGGAGTTTTTCGCGCCCTCCGGGAGTGGAGGCATTTCTCCCGATAAGCTCGATGATGAGCGTTTACTACTTCGCTATCACAGGTGAGTTGCATAAAGCTCACCCGGCCGGTTTTTTTATTTTTCTTGGCATAGTAAGTCTTTCATTCCTTTTTGGAAAATCATTCTGCAGCTGGATTTGTCCGGTAGGATCAATATCAGAGGCGATAGGTGATTTTGGTGACAGGATTGCGATGAAACTTTTTAAGCGGAAATTAAGGATGCCCCGCTGGCTGGACTATCCATTAAGAAGTCTGAAGTATCTTTTACTTGGCTTTTTTGTGTATGCGATATTTCTCTCAATGGAAGTTGCAGCCCTTAAATCATTTCTCGACAGCCCATACAATATTATATCCGATGTAAAAATGTACTACTTTTTTGCGGATATATCACAGTTTGCATTTGGTGTAATAGCTGTGCTTTTTCTGTTATCAGTTCTGGTGAGAAACTTCTGGTGCCGTTACCTTTGTCCATACGGTGCACTCTTAGGGATATTTTCTTTGTTGAGTCCTGTAAAAATAAAACGGGATGCCGACAAGTGCACTTCATGCAGTCTGTGTACTTTGGCGTGCCCCAACAAGATAAAAGTGGAAAAGGTAAATGTCGTTCTTTCAGATGAATGCTCGTCTTGTATGAAATGTGTGGATGCCTGTCCTGTTAGAGACGCACTTTACTTAAAGGAAGTTGTAACCGGTAGACGGGTCACAAAAAAATTCGTGACTCCTCTTGTTCTTGGCGTTTTCTTCCTTTTTATTGCTTTGGGGATCATATCAGGAAACTGGCAGAACAAAGTAACTAAAGAGGAGTATGAAGTCTATATTCAGATGCGAAACAGCCTGGGCCATCCGACTGGCATGGAAAATGAAGAGGGGAAAAGACTTATTGAGCAGAGAAACAGGGAAGCGAAGGAAGCTGCAACGAAGTGA